In Balnearium lithotrophicum, the sequence TCATGCTAAAACCTTGAAAGAGGCTTTAAACGTTGTTTCTACAGAAAAACCCGACGTTGCAATAGTTGATGTAACAATTTCCCTCTCGTCAGGATATGAGCTCCTTCCGGAGCTTGTTAAGTTGGGAGTTCCAACAATTTTTATTGGTTATGAAAAAGAGGGATTTGACGCCGAGAAAGCTCTATCCTTGGGAGCTTTAAAAGCTCTTAAGAAGCCATTTACCGTTGATGAGTTAATATCCACTTTGAGAGAGGTAAAGGGAAAGTCCCTTCCCGTTCAGCCTGAACTTGTTGTTCCACCTTTAGAGGAGAAGTCCGAGGAAAAGCCCCCTGAAGTAGTAACTCTTCAACCGGAAGAGTCTGAAATTCCTGCTATTCCTGTCATTGAAGAAGAGACTCCTGAGGAGCTTCCTGTTTTACAGGAAACAAGGAAAGAGGAAAGAACCACTTTTGCAACAACATTAAAGCAACTTCCAGAAGAGAAGATTCCCGTTGTTGAGGTTTCAACCGAGGAGCTTGAAAAAAGCGTTCCGGAGGAAGCTATAGAAGAGAAAGCTGTTGAAGAGGTTAAGGAAAAATCAAAAGGTGCTGGTATATCCCTTCCTGAGGAAAGAGTTGAGGAAATAATTAGGGAAATTGCCTGGGAAGTTATTCCAGAGGTGGCAGAGAAAGTTATAAGGGAAGAGGTAGAGAAACTTATAAAAAGCAGACTTGCCTAATGTACCGGATAGGGATAGGGTACGACGTTCACAGGTTAGAGGAAGGATACCGATTGGTCATAGGTGGTGTTGAGATTCCTTATCCTAAAGGGCTCAAAGGACATTCTGATGCAGATGTTTTAGTTCATGCCATTTGCGATGCCATTTTAGGAGCTCTTTCCTTAGGCGATATCGGTGAGCACTTTCCAGACAGTGATGATAGATTCAGGGGAATTTCAAGCCTTATTCTCTTAAAAGAGGTTAACAGAATAGTCAACGAAAATGGTTACCGGGTTGTCAATGTGGATTCCACAGTTGTTGCTCAGAGACCGAAACTCTCTCCCTACAAAGAGGAGATGAGAAAGAACATTTCAGAGGTTTTGGGAATTTCCATTAACAGTGTGTCTGTAAAAGCTACAACCACTGAAGGTTTAGGCTTTGAAGGGAGAGAGGAGGGAATTTCTGCCCAGGCAGTTGCTCTCTTAAAGAAACTTTAGGGAGGTTGGCTTAGTGATAGACATAGTTGAAATTATGGAACTTATTCCCCATAGGTATCCCTTTCTGCTTGTTGACAGAATAGTTGAATTTGAACCG encodes:
- a CDS encoding response regulator: MKVLFVDDKETWHKLFDVVLSLRGIDVVHAKTLKEALNVVSTEKPDVAIVDVTISLSSGYELLPELVKLGVPTIFIGYEKEGFDAEKALSLGALKALKKPFTVDELISTLREVKGKSLPVQPELVVPPLEEKSEEKPPEVVTLQPEESEIPAIPVIEEETPEELPVLQETRKEERTTFATTLKQLPEEKIPVVEVSTEELEKSVPEEAIEEKAVEEVKEKSKGAGISLPEERVEEIIREIAWEVIPEVAEKVIREEVEKLIKSRLA
- the ispF gene encoding 2-C-methyl-D-erythritol 2,4-cyclodiphosphate synthase, encoding MYRIGIGYDVHRLEEGYRLVIGGVEIPYPKGLKGHSDADVLVHAICDAILGALSLGDIGEHFPDSDDRFRGISSLILLKEVNRIVNENGYRVVNVDSTVVAQRPKLSPYKEEMRKNISEVLGISINSVSVKATTTEGLGFEGREEGISAQAVALLKKL